The window CCGCCATACGAACGCCCTCCCTAATAAGGCCGTTATGTATTTCCTTCAGCCTGAATTTCTCATCTTCTCCCATACTGCTGAAAAATCCAAAATCTTCCGTGCTCCTTAAAACAGATATTCCGTCCGTATTCCTTAATATGCCTATCTCTCCTGTGTCCGCACCTTTCATAAACTGCACGAATACGACGTTTTTTCCGTTTCCCGCCGCCCTAACTGCCATTCCGACGGCGGCGGTTGTTTTTCCTTTGCCGTTTCCGAAGTATAAGTGTATCAATCTACCGCCTCTCAATCCCCATAATATTATAAACCATTTCCATATCCATGCTGTTTCTCACCATATCGGCCAAAATATCATATTGCTTTTCTTTATACGCCTTCAAATCAAATCCCGATTTATTGTACTTAACGCCTTTTTTCATGCATATGGCGTTGATTATGGCTTCCGCGCAGCCTGTGCTGTCAAATACGCCGTGAACATATGTGCCGGCCGCGTTGCCGCCGAACGTCCCGTCATATTTTCCGCCGCTAAGCCTTGAAAGCGCATTTCCGTTTGCTTTGCTTTTCCCCATATGTATTTCATAGCCTTCAAACTCCTTGCCGCTTAAACATGAAAAAAATCCGCTTATATCTTCAAAGCGGCCCTGTACCTGTTTTGTTTTCTTTTCATTTGCAAAAACCGTTTCAACAGGAAGCAAACCCATTGCATTAATGCTCCCGCCGCCTTCAACATTGTAAGGGTCGCTTATCTTTTCACCAAGCATCTGGTATCCCCCGCAAATTCCGAAAACAGGGGTTCCATTTCTATATGCCCTCAGCACTGCGTTTTCAATCCCGTTTTCCCTAAGCCATTTCAAATCGGAAATTGTATTTTTGCTTCCGGGCAGCATTATAATATCGGGCGTTTTAAGATCCTTTGCTTTGCTTACATATCGAACCGAAACGTTTTCCATATAGCCGAATACATTAAAATCAGTGAAATTGCTTATTTTAGGCAGCCGTATAACGGCTATGTCAATCTCTCCGGCTTCATTTTTTTCAAACGCCGGGCTTAAACTGTCCTCGTCGTCAATATCCACATTTATAAACGGAAGTACGCCGGCAACAGGTATATTTATTTTATCTTCAAGCATTTTAAGCCCCGGTTCAAGTATGCGCCTGTCCCCTCTAAACTTATTTATAATAACGCCTTTAATCCGCATACGCTCCCGTTCCTCCAGAAGCATGACGGTTCCGTAAAGTTGGGCGAAAACCCCCCCTCTGTCAATATCGCCTGCCAAAAGTACGGGACAGTCCGCCATTTCAGCCATCCCCATATTTACTATGTCGTCGTTTTTTAAGTTTATTTCAGCCGGGCTTCCGGCCCCTTCGATAACAATTATGTCATTGTGCTCCGCCAAACTTTTGTACGCGTCCATTATATCTTTTTTTAACTTCGTTTTATATTTAAAATAATCGGACGCTTTCATATTTCCGCGTGAAACTCCGTTTACGATTACCTGTGAGCCGACGTCCGTAGTAGGCTTTAAAAGTATTGGGTTCATGCGCACGTCAGGCTTTATTCCCGCGGCTTCCGCCTGCATAACCTGAGCCCTTCCCATTTCTTTTCCATCCTCGGTAATATATGAATTAAGCGCCATATTCTGGCTTTTAAACGGCGCGGCTTTAAATCCGTCCTGCACAAAAACCCGTAAAAGCCCCGCCGTAATAAAACTTTTGCCCGAATTGCTCATAGTTCCCTGAACCATTATTGCTTTTGCCATGTCAGCCTTTAGCCACTTCCTTCCATGCAGATATAAGTTTTTCGTTGTCCTCCCTGTTTTTAACGGCAATCCTGTAATACCCTTCCTTAAGGCCGGTAAAATTTTTACAGTCCCTAATCATTATCCCTTTTTCCATTAATTTGCCATATAATCCCGGTTCAGCTTTGAAAAAAATAAAATTTCCGCCGCTTCCATATATTTTTTCAGCAAGGGAAACAATATTTCCAAGCAGATATTTTTTTTCTTCAGATATAATTTTCCTTGCCGCATCTGCAAACCCTGTGCATGCGCATGCCGCCAGTCCCGCGTCATGAGCCACTGTCGACACGCTCCATGGCTGTATACAGTTTCGCATGGACAACAGAAGGGAACGGTCGTCCGTTATTCCGTAACCGAGCCTAAGTCCTGCCATACCGTACATTTTCGTAAAGGCTTTGAGGACAAGCACGCCGCTTTCGCCTTTAACCGTGTAATCTTCCCCGTTTTCCATAAAGTTATTAAAACATTCGTCTACCACGGCCAAAACATCGTGCTCCCTGCACCTGTCGATTATTTTCAAAAGAAGTTCTTTTGTAAATACCGTACCCGTCGGATTATTTGGATTGCATATAAAAACCATATCAGTGCGGCCGTTTATAAATTCCAGTATTTCTTCATCCGGCATAAATCCGTTTTCTTCTTTCAGATAATAATTTTCTATACTGCATCCGACGGCGTTTAAAGCCTGCCTGTACTCCTCGAACCCCGGTACGACAAGCAGGGCATTTTTGGGCCTTATGGCATAAACGGCGGCAAATACAAGCTCAGCCGCGCCGCATCCGCAAATAATATTTCCCTTTTCAACGCCTTCCATAGCCGAAACTGCTTTCAGAAGTTCCCTGTATTCGGCGTCAGGATATGCCGTTGATTTGCATACGGCGTTTAAGGCCGCTTTTTTAACGGCTTCGGGCATTCCCAAAGGATTAATATTTGCCGAAAAATCTATTACATTTTTGTTTCCGTATATATCTCCCCCGTGCTTATGCATAATTAACCCCCAATACGGCGTAAACCGCCGAAATCAAAACCATAAGCAGAAAAACGGCAGTGTACATAAGGCGGTTCGCCCTTATTATATCTTCATTTTCAATCTTCCTGTACGGATCTCCCAAAAAATCTTTTTTATACAGCTTTCCGAAGTACCATGCGTCGCCTGCAAGCCGCACGCCCAAAGCCCCGGCGCATACAGACTCTGTCTGCGCCGAATTAGGGCTTGCATGTTTAAGCCTGTCCCTTTTGAATATTCTGAAAGCATTTTTCCAGTCGTATCCGAGCAAAGCGGCTGAAACAATCATCAGTACGGCCGTAATCCTTGACGGAAGGAAGTTAAAAATATCGTCGGCCTTAGCCGCGGCTTTTCCGAAATTTATATATTTTTCATTTTTATAGCCTACCATAGAATCCATTGTGTTCACCGCCTTATATATAAATCCGCCGACCCCGCCGCCAATCGCCATAAAAATTGCAGGCGCGGCAACGCCGTCGGAAGCGTTTTCGGCAACCGTTTCAACGGCGGCCTTTCTCACGCCGTCAAAGTCCAATTCAGCCGTGTCCCGTCCTACAATCATTGAAACGGCTTTCCTTGAGGCCTCTATATCCCCCGTTTCAAGGGCTTTATAAACCTTCATGCTTTCATCCCTAAGCGATTTGGCCGCAAGGCACTGCCAGCACATAACGCTTTCAGCCGCAAGCTTTAAATATACGCTTATTTGTTCCGCGGCATACAGTATTATAAAAGGCGCCGCCCCGCTGAGAAAAACAATCCAAACGGCAAGAGCCGCCCCGCCGGCTTTTTCTCCTGCCGCCGTTTTGGGAAATATCCTTCTTATAAACTTTTCGCTTTTGCTTACGGCGTATCCGATTGCACATACGGGGTGCGGTATGTTCCGCGGATCCCCAAATATTAAGTCAAGCGCATAACCGGCCGCAAGCGGCAATATAAAACTATACATTTATTTCCCCCGTTATACTCAGGCGGCCGTTTTCAAACCCGCATATATACCCGCCGCCGTTTTTTACATGGAAATTATAAAAACAGCGGCCCGTAAAAGTGCTTAAAACAGCCATTATACTGCCGCCGTGCATTACAAAAGCCGCGCGTTTTTCTTTCATATTTTCCGCCGCCCTGATACATTCATAAAACGCCCGAACAGTCCTGACGGAAAACTCCTCCATGCTTTCGCCATCCGGAAAAGGCAGTTTTCCGCCGCTTTCAATCCATCTTTTATAGTAAGAGTCGTTTTTCAGTTCTTCAAAATTCCTATATTCAAACTTTCCGAAATCCGTTTCACTCAAACCAGTGTGTATGACAGGGCTGCATCCGTAAATGGCTTTTGCCGTCTGCACGCATCTTTTTAGAGGGCTTGAAAAAACAACGCCGCATTCAGGATAGTCTTTTGCCGACGCTTCCAATATGTCTTCGTCAGTTATTCCCACATATCTCTTTTCCAAATTGCCTTTTGTGGCAAAATGGCGTATTAATATAACCTTCATTTAATCACCTGCGGTATTCCGGCATATATCCTTATTACGCGCCCGGCTTTTTTAGCTACGGCACAGGAGCATTTTCCGGTTTCCTCGCGCCATTTCCTCTCAAACGCATCAACAGGCACAATCCCGCCGCCTATTTCATCAGATATAATTATATTTATATTCCCATTTTCAATAAGGCGAATCGTTTCGTTTATGGGGTCAAGTCCGTTTATAAGCCAGTCCTTTACAAGCATGTGAAAACCGCATATAATCTCCCGATCAGGTAAAATTTCTCCTTTTCCCGCAAAAAATATATCGTTTTTTGCAATATTATATTCTTTTAAGACAAAATCAAGCTTTCCTTGGAAAGCTCCTCCTATTATAAAAACCATTTATACCGCCGCTTTCTCCAAAACTACAGCCACTATCAACACCGACAACTCGTAAATCTGAAGGAAATACCCGGCTAAATCGCCCGTAGCGCCTCCGAAATTCTTAACCGCAAAATTTCGGTAGTATAAAAATACGGCCGCCGAAACAATCAGAAGAGCCGCGCCGTTTAATACGCTGAAAAACATTACATATCCCGCCGAAGCAATAAAAAAAAACGACAATATCAAAACGCTCTTATTTTTAACGGCTTTTTCGGTAAATCCATGAAGTAGCCCGTTTGATTTTGCCTTTTTTACAGTCAACGCCCCTATTCCGCTTAAAGAACGGCTCGTAACAAAACCGGCGCATACCATATGAATCCCGCTAGTTCCAATCTCGGAGGCAAATCCCGCATAAAGCATAAAATATAATATAGCATATATAACCGCAAAAGCGCCGACATGCGGATCTTTTAGTATCTCAAGCCTCTTTTCCCTTTCGGCAAAGCTTAAATACGCATCGACAGTGTCAATATAGCCGTCGGCATGTATTCCTCCCGTAATAAGTATGGGAACTGCCGTAAGTATGGCGCCTTTAAGCGTCCCCGCAAATTCCAGAGAGGTACATATATAGTATAATATATAAAATCCGATGCCCGTAACAATTCCTATAAGCGGTAAAAACGAAAGGGCATACCTCATATTTTTATCGCTCCATTCCACATTCGGAACGGGTATCTTTGAATACATTGCAAAAGCGATAATTATCGGTTCCACTGTATACCACCCTTATTTCTTAAATTTCGGCAGAACTTAATTCATATCCAGATGACGATTTTCGGTTTACGGCAGTATAATAATCGGACGTAATTTTTTCTGGGTTTCATAATTTTGCTTTCAGTTTGCATGCCTTATGAGCCTTCAAAATACCGCCCGGCGCCGTAAATCGAATATATCCGGCAGGACATAAAAAATCAGTTTATAAATACGGTCCTTTATTAAACATATCGTCTGTATCTGTCGGATATTTGTGGTATATAGGTATTGAATAAACAACTTCTATAACCATATCGCTCATTGACGCACAAAAACCGTTTATTTTCCCTAAAACTTCCATATATTCCTTT of the Anaerotignum faecicola genome contains:
- a CDS encoding cob(I)yrinic acid a,c-diamide adenosyltransferase, with the protein product MIHLYFGNGKGKTTAAVGMAVRAAGNGKNVVFVQFMKGADTGEIGILRNTDGISVLRSTEDFGFFSSMGEDEKFRLKEIHNGLIREGVRMAAGENGFLVLDEITHAVNFGLIDENIVFEALKLSDGGTEVVMTGRDPNGFMLECADYISEIKKVKHPFDKGIGARKGVEF
- a CDS encoding cobyric acid synthase, with product MAKAIMVQGTMSNSGKSFITAGLLRVFVQDGFKAAPFKSQNMALNSYITEDGKEMGRAQVMQAEAAGIKPDVRMNPILLKPTTDVGSQVIVNGVSRGNMKASDYFKYKTKLKKDIMDAYKSLAEHNDIIVIEGAGSPAEINLKNDDIVNMGMAEMADCPVLLAGDIDRGGVFAQLYGTVMLLEERERMRIKGVIINKFRGDRRILEPGLKMLEDKINIPVAGVLPFINVDIDDEDSLSPAFEKNEAGEIDIAVIRLPKISNFTDFNVFGYMENVSVRYVSKAKDLKTPDIIMLPGSKNTISDLKWLRENGIENAVLRAYRNGTPVFGICGGYQMLGEKISDPYNVEGGGSINAMGLLPVETVFANEKKTKQVQGRFEDISGFFSCLSGKEFEGYEIHMGKSKANGNALSRLSGGKYDGTFGGNAAGTYVHGVFDSTGCAEAIINAICMKKGVKYNKSGFDLKAYKEKQYDILADMVRNSMDMEMVYNIMGIERR
- a CDS encoding aminotransferase class I/II-fold pyridoxal phosphate-dependent enzyme → MHKHGGDIYGNKNVIDFSANINPLGMPEAVKKAALNAVCKSTAYPDAEYRELLKAVSAMEGVEKGNIICGCGAAELVFAAVYAIRPKNALLVVPGFEEYRQALNAVGCSIENYYLKEENGFMPDEEILEFINGRTDMVFICNPNNPTGTVFTKELLLKIIDRCREHDVLAVVDECFNNFMENGEDYTVKGESGVLVLKAFTKMYGMAGLRLGYGITDDRSLLLSMRNCIQPWSVSTVAHDAGLAACACTGFADAARKIISEEKKYLLGNIVSLAEKIYGSGGNFIFFKAEPGLYGKLMEKGIMIRDCKNFTGLKEGYYRIAVKNREDNEKLISAWKEVAKG
- the cbiB gene encoding adenosylcobinamide-phosphate synthase CbiB is translated as MYSFILPLAAGYALDLIFGDPRNIPHPVCAIGYAVSKSEKFIRRIFPKTAAGEKAGGAALAVWIVFLSGAAPFIILYAAEQISVYLKLAAESVMCWQCLAAKSLRDESMKVYKALETGDIEASRKAVSMIVGRDTAELDFDGVRKAAVETVAENASDGVAAPAIFMAIGGGVGGFIYKAVNTMDSMVGYKNEKYINFGKAAAKADDIFNFLPSRITAVLMIVSAALLGYDWKNAFRIFKRDRLKHASPNSAQTESVCAGALGVRLAGDAWYFGKLYKKDFLGDPYRKIENEDIIRANRLMYTAVFLLMVLISAVYAVLGVNYA
- a CDS encoding histidine phosphatase family protein; this encodes MKVILIRHFATKGNLEKRYVGITDEDILEASAKDYPECGVVFSSPLKRCVQTAKAIYGCSPVIHTGLSETDFGKFEYRNFEELKNDSYYKRWIESGGKLPFPDGESMEEFSVRTVRAFYECIRAAENMKEKRAAFVMHGGSIMAVLSTFTGRCFYNFHVKNGGGYICGFENGRLSITGEINV
- a CDS encoding bifunctional adenosylcobinamide kinase/adenosylcobinamide-phosphate guanylyltransferase, which gives rise to MVFIIGGAFQGKLDFVLKEYNIAKNDIFFAGKGEILPDREIICGFHMLVKDWLINGLDPINETIRLIENGNINIIISDEIGGGIVPVDAFERKWREETGKCSCAVAKKAGRVIRIYAGIPQVIK
- a CDS encoding adenosylcobinamide-GDP ribazoletransferase — translated: MEPIIIAFAMYSKIPVPNVEWSDKNMRYALSFLPLIGIVTGIGFYILYYICTSLEFAGTLKGAILTAVPILITGGIHADGYIDTVDAYLSFAEREKRLEILKDPHVGAFAVIYAILYFMLYAGFASEIGTSGIHMVCAGFVTSRSLSGIGALTVKKAKSNGLLHGFTEKAVKNKSVLILSFFFIASAGYVMFFSVLNGAALLIVSAAVFLYYRNFAVKNFGGATGDLAGYFLQIYELSVLIVAVVLEKAAV